Below is a window of Acidobacteriota bacterium DNA.
GAGATTTTTTCTCGGGCCCATGACGACCTCGTGACTGCCGCGCGTTACGTGAAGGTCCTGTCCGACGCGGGTGCCGCGCCCGGGGTACTCGCATTCAACGCCCTACCGGTCCTGCTTGCCCACGCGACACTGAAACGTGTCCAGGAACAGGGCCCGGGATCGAAAATTGGACGGGCGGCCGTGATGGCCCTCGTGGGTCGCCTGCAGGTGGCCCGGGGTCTTGGAACGATTCCTGCTTTGCTGGAACGGATGTTGTACGCTAAGCGTACATAAGGATAACCATGAGCCACCATCTTTCCCCAGAGTTGACGCCCGAGATGCTCAAGGGGCTCTCCCTCGAGCAACTCACCGAACTAGCCCAGGAGATTCGGGACGCCATCTGCAATCAGGTCTCCCGGAGTGGCGGCCACCTGGCGCCCAACCTGGGGGTCGTCGAACTGACCCTGGCCCTGCACTACGTCTTCGATTTCTCCCATGACCGACTTCTGTTCGACGTCGGCCATCAGTGCTACGCCCACAAGCTTGTGACCGGGCGCGTCGAGCTTCTGGATCGATTGCGACAGAGAGATGGGATGGCGGGTTTCCCCGAACCCCGCGAGAGCGATTTCGATCTCTTCAGCGTCGGCCATGCGGGAACCGGTGTCTCGACCGCGCTCGGTATGGCCCGCGGCGATCAGATCAACGGCGAGGTCGATCGGAAGAGTGTGGTCCTCGTCGGAGATTCCTCCATCGTCAATGGCGTTGCGATGGAGGGACTGAACAACGCCGGGACCCTGAAGCGACAGTTCCTGGTGGTCCTCAACGACAACGGCATGTCAATCGGCAAACCACAGGGTGCACTTGCCAGCCACTTCGATCGAATCCGTGTCGATCATCGATTCACGACCCTCAAGGAGCGGGCCCGTCAGGTGCTGAAGAAGCTGCCGGCCGGTCACAGTGTCGAGGAGATCTACCATCGGCTGGGCGAGGTCACCAAGGCCGCCCTCGATCACACGCACATCTTCGATCACTTTGGATTGGTTTGCGTCGGACCCATCGATGGCCACGACCTGTCGGGGATGATCGACATGCTCCGTGAGGTCAAGGAGATCGACCGACCCGTCTTACTTCACGTCAAGACGGTCAAGGGCAAAGGCTTCGATTTCAGCTCCGAGGATCCGACCACGTTCCACTCGCCGAAACCGTTCACCCGCAGTGGATGCCGCGTAGAGCTGAAGTCCAGCGGTCGTTCGTTCACAACGGCCTACGCCGACAGACTGATCGAACTGATGGAACGCGACGAGAAGGTGGTCGCCGTCACGTCCGGGATGCCCGACGGAACGGGACTGAATCACGTCATCCCCCGCTTCCCCGACCGAGCCTGGGACGTCGGCATCTCCGAGGAACACGCCATCGACATGTGCGCGGGGATGGCCAAGACCGGCCTGAAGCCGTTCGTCACGATCTATTCGACCTTCATGCAGCGCGGCTTCGACCAGGTCTTTCAGGAGGTGGCCCTCCAGGGCTTGCCGGTTCGGCTCTGCATGGATCGCGCGGGGCTGGTCGGCGGCGATGGTGCCGTCCATCACGGATTCCTGGACGTGGCGTTCCTTCGCAGCTTCCCGAATATGGTTCTGACCGCTGCGATGGACGAACCGACATTGACGGCTGCCATGGAGTTTCTGCGGGGACACGATAGTGGCCCGTCGGCACTGCGCTACCCCCGCGACAACGTGGCTTCGTCGCCCCACCAGGCCTCGGTCTCTCCGTTCGAGCTGGGGAAGGCCCAACTTCTGGAGGCCGGCGACGACGTCGCGATCCTGGCCTATGGATTCCCCGCCAACGATGCTCTCGCAGCCCGCGAGACGCTGGCGCGAGAAGGGATCTCTGCGGCGGTCTATGACGCACGCTTTGCCAAACCCCTCGACGTCGCGCTGATCCGCGCCCTGGTCGAATCGGAAACGCCCATCCTCACGGTGGAGGATCATGCCGTGACCGGTGGCTTCGGTGCTGCGGTTCTCGAGGAATGTAACCGCCACGGATTGTCGGCGGACCGCATCCATCGATGCGGACTCCCCGATGAGTTCATCTATCAGGGTTCACGGTCCGAGCAGCTGGCCGAAGCCGGCATCGACGCCGACGGCATCGCAATCGGGGTCCGACGACTCCTGGACGGTCGTCAGAAGGAGCAGACCTCCGGTTCGTTTGCCGGCCTCAAGCGCTCGCTTGGTTTCGGAGCCCGCTAGATCAACTCTTTGATGTAGCGTCTTCGGGCCAGCCGCCAGAACACCACGAGAAATGCCGTCAACGGGATCGCCAGGATCATCCCCAGGATTCCCTGAAGAGCGGTCCCCCAGAAGAACAACGCCACGATGATCGCCACCGGGTGAAGCCCCGTCTGGCTTCCCATGATCCTGGGCGTCAAGACATAGCCCTCGATCAACTGAACGATCACGAAGATGATCGCGATCAGTCCAAGCAGCAGCACGCCACCGTCCGCCTGGAAGTAGGCCAACGGGAGACAGATCGCCAGTCCAACGATGTTGCCGAGATAAGGGATGATATTCAGGAGCCCCAGCATCATGCCGAGGATGAATCCGTACCGCAGCCCCACGACGCTGAATCCGATCGCGTAGAGCAACCCTTGCAGAAACGCGATAACGAATTGCCCCCGGAAGAAGGCGACAAGGATCGCGACGAATTCGTTGATCAGGTAGACGAGGTCCTTTCGTGTCGTTGGCTTCAGGAACGGAAAGAGCTTCTCGAGATCCCGCGGAACCCGCGCTCCGGCGATGAGGAAGTACGCCAGGTAGACCGGCATGACGGCCCACGCC
It encodes the following:
- the dxs gene encoding 1-deoxy-D-xylulose-5-phosphate synthase, whose translation is MSHHLSPELTPEMLKGLSLEQLTELAQEIRDAICNQVSRSGGHLAPNLGVVELTLALHYVFDFSHDRLLFDVGHQCYAHKLVTGRVELLDRLRQRDGMAGFPEPRESDFDLFSVGHAGTGVSTALGMARGDQINGEVDRKSVVLVGDSSIVNGVAMEGLNNAGTLKRQFLVVLNDNGMSIGKPQGALASHFDRIRVDHRFTTLKERARQVLKKLPAGHSVEEIYHRLGEVTKAALDHTHIFDHFGLVCVGPIDGHDLSGMIDMLREVKEIDRPVLLHVKTVKGKGFDFSSEDPTTFHSPKPFTRSGCRVELKSSGRSFTTAYADRLIELMERDEKVVAVTSGMPDGTGLNHVIPRFPDRAWDVGISEEHAIDMCAGMAKTGLKPFVTIYSTFMQRGFDQVFQEVALQGLPVRLCMDRAGLVGGDGAVHHGFLDVAFLRSFPNMVLTAAMDEPTLTAAMEFLRGHDSGPSALRYPRDNVASSPHQASVSPFELGKAQLLEAGDDVAILAYGFPANDALAARETLAREGISAAVYDARFAKPLDVALIRALVESETPILTVEDHAVTGGFGAAVLEECNRHGLSADRIHRCGLPDEFIYQGSRSEQLAEAGIDADGIAIGVRRLLDGRQKEQTSGSFAGLKRSLGFGAR
- a CDS encoding AI-2E family transporter, whose product is MTEPTEKRPEGMRPIAGLHLGTRQRAALAAAITIVSGIVILGALFAIGWVLTQFLHRFSNVFLPLAVAGVIAMLLAPYYHWLRRRLKFPAALAVATVFLSISLPIAGFGWFFGAVMVEQISDMVIRFPAWRESMAEDLQARWPQMKHFLDENPWGQRAREVLEAQQETVINGLRELSTRALTAGMGVFGFLGTLAAWAVMPVYLAYFLIAGARVPRDLEKLFPFLKPTTRKDLVYLINEFVAILVAFFRGQFVIAFLQGLLYAIGFSVVGLRYGFILGMMLGLLNIIPYLGNIVGLAICLPLAYFQADGGVLLLGLIAIIFVIVQLIEGYVLTPRIMGSQTGLHPVAIIVALFFWGTALQGILGMILAIPLTAFLVVFWRLARRRYIKELI